From the Malus domestica chromosome 17, GDT2T_hap1 genome, one window contains:
- the LOC139193426 gene encoding uncharacterized mitochondrial protein AtMg00810-like, with protein sequence MGFTASLSDTSLFTKKDGDDIVILLLYVDDIILTGSDTSKINATIQELSEVFDLKDLGRLTFFLGLQIHYRDNGDIFMNQTKYIKDLIHKAGLESCKPATTPCKPHNSMLVTEGKPLADHSIYRSIVGSLQYLTFTRPDIAFAVNSVCQFMTSPTDVHLTAVKQILRYLQCTIQAGIFYSATATVSLNAFSDADWAADLNTRRSVTGYVVFLGHNPISWQSKKQTSVSRSSTEAEYKALAHTAADITWVRYILKDLNIFLPHPLVIHCDNMSAISLSANPVLHSRIKHLDTDYHYVRERVQQGDLEVVYIPTDDQAADILTKGLHSPAFVKHCYNLQLGNPS encoded by the coding sequence ATGGGATTCACTGCATCATTATCAGATACCAGTTTATTCACAAAGAAGGATGGTGATGATATTGTGATTTTATTactctatgttgatgatattatccTCACAGGTTCCGACACTTCAAAGATTAATGCAACAATCCAAGAATTGTCTGAAGTATTTGATTTGAAAGATCTTGGCAGACTCACATTCTTTCTGGGGTTACAGATTCACTATCGGGATAATGGAGATATCTTTATGAATCAAACAAAGTATATCAAGGACCTTATACACAAAGCAGGTTTGGAGTCATGCAAACCTGCTACAACTCCCTGCAAGCCTCATAATTCGATGCTTGTGACAGAAGGTAAACCATTGGCTGATCATAGTATCTACAGAAGTATTGTGGGGTCTCTTCAATATTTGACATTCACAAGGCCAGATATAGCCTTTGCAGTGAATTCGGTATGTCAATTCATGACTTCACCAACTGATGTTCATTTAACAGCAGTGAAACAAATTCTGAGATACTTGCAATGTACAATTCAAGCTGGTATTTTCTATTCTGCAACTGCAACAGTAAGTTTGAATGCATTTtcagatgcagattgggctgcaGATCTTAACACCAGACGATCAGTGACAGGTTATGTAGTTTTCCTTGGACATAATCCTATTTCTTGGCAGTCAAAGAAGCAAACTTCAGTTTCCCGAAGCTCCACAGAAGCTGAGTATAAAGCATTAGCTCATACAGCTGCAGATATTACATGGGTGAGATATATTTTAAAAgatttaaatatttttcttcctCATCCACTTGTGATCCATTGTGATAACATGTCTGCGATATCATTGAGTGCCAATCCTGTATTGCATTCGAGAATCAAACATTTGGACACAGATTATCATTATGTCCGAGAAAGAGTACAACAAGGTGATCTGGAGGTGGTGTATATTCCTACAGATGATCAAGCAGCTGACATTCTAACAAAGGGATTGCACAGTCCTGCATTTGTTAAGCATTGTTACAATCTGCAACTAGGAAATCCTAGTTGA